A genomic stretch from Kribbella amoyensis includes:
- a CDS encoding (Fe-S)-binding protein, which translates to MSSDESTEAGDAQREFVEQWRDPAYNCFSSGHKFCRNVCPVMQVTRNENHSPTAFHANIVAMEQGGLTVADVAEDYVHCTQCGACELRCPNTLMAGDFYRARTRTVDVVKAMRALAVESGLEQPNWKRWVEATVDRKNEPVLDVPVSQENVAKWAEGLGLEAGGETILFVDCEAAFYRTSLPRAVALILRAGGVEFGLMREQWCCGGPAAEMGYVAQSREFAEHNVADWRAIGARRIITLDPHDYITFTEDYPRYFGPAYEFEIVHITELVAELVRDGKLQLSKPIERVATYHDPCRLNKRKGIHQSPREILRAIPGLDFRDVDHVTQWAYCSGAGAGLSIERPELTRAISGQRLDRAAQLDVDLLVSACVWSERPLTEAGEHREPRIEVRDLMELVAESAGLEVTP; encoded by the coding sequence ATGAGTTCGGACGAGAGCACGGAAGCGGGCGACGCGCAGCGGGAGTTCGTCGAGCAGTGGCGCGATCCGGCGTACAACTGCTTCAGCTCGGGCCACAAGTTCTGCCGGAACGTGTGCCCGGTCATGCAGGTCACCCGGAACGAGAATCACTCGCCGACCGCCTTCCACGCGAACATCGTCGCGATGGAGCAGGGCGGGCTGACGGTCGCGGACGTCGCCGAGGACTACGTCCACTGCACCCAGTGCGGCGCCTGCGAGTTGCGCTGCCCCAACACGTTGATGGCCGGCGACTTCTACCGAGCCCGGACGCGCACAGTCGACGTGGTCAAGGCGATGCGGGCCCTGGCCGTGGAATCCGGTCTCGAGCAGCCGAACTGGAAGCGCTGGGTCGAGGCCACGGTCGACCGGAAGAACGAACCGGTGCTCGACGTCCCGGTGTCCCAGGAGAACGTGGCGAAGTGGGCCGAAGGGCTCGGCCTGGAAGCCGGCGGCGAGACGATCTTGTTCGTCGACTGCGAGGCAGCGTTCTACCGTACTTCGCTGCCGCGCGCGGTCGCCCTGATCCTGAGAGCGGGTGGGGTCGAGTTCGGACTGATGCGCGAGCAGTGGTGTTGTGGCGGACCCGCAGCCGAAATGGGGTACGTGGCGCAGTCCCGCGAGTTCGCCGAGCACAACGTGGCCGACTGGCGGGCGATCGGCGCGCGCCGGATCATCACGCTCGACCCGCACGACTACATCACCTTCACCGAGGACTACCCGCGGTACTTCGGTCCGGCGTACGAGTTCGAGATCGTGCACATCACCGAACTCGTGGCCGAGCTGGTCCGGGACGGGAAACTCCAACTCAGCAAGCCGATCGAGCGCGTCGCGACGTACCACGACCCCTGTCGGCTCAACAAGCGCAAGGGGATCCACCAATCACCTCGCGAGATCCTGCGGGCGATTCCGGGCCTGGACTTCCGCGACGTCGACCACGTCACGCAGTGGGCGTACTGCTCGGGGGCGGGCGCCGGTCTGAGCATCGAGCGACCCGAACTCACCCGGGCGATCAGCGGCCAGCGGCTCGACCGAGCGGCGCAACTGGACGTCGACCTGCTGGTCAGCGCGTGCGTCTGGTCGGAACGCCCACTCACCGAAGCCGGCGAGCACCGGGAGCCGCGGATCGAGGTCCGCGACCTGATGGAACTGGTGGCCGAGTCGGCCGGGCTCGAGGTGACGCCATGA
- a CDS encoding FAD-binding oxidoreductase — protein MTERAISDAVYDELVGILGPDGVLTGKSARWNRTRVPAPFPVHRWHEHVPDVVVLPRTTEQVAEIVRLANRRKLPVVPRAAGTGLTDGATPLNGGILLDVKRMNEIREIDLLDRTVTVQPGLNMLKLNEVLQPHGVMFPDDPASYPCSMIGGRIGTSGWSLIGARYGHTRDLVCSLEVVLPTGEVVRIGEGGGRKVRKASTGFTLKPLFFGHEGTLGVVTEATLELVPRPQAEFAAFFGYRDYDTAWRSTGALARSGFATLAGVVLFDEWKLAYLRRDDEAYIEQPDWLKSVVAVAMYGNEAEVVPAAREIMRIGRESGGTYLGDEVSQGDWAARHDRYAIPLHGRLRSGEVVPMSWHCEDAALNYSVLPQVHEEWHAIADRYIERYGIFDDWGIFAYTNGAYKPWGDYLVEIDIGIWEQRLDDEGWAAWLNCKREITEVTLKYGGSISACHGASRAGDVDYVPQELGGAFDVMKKIKRTLDPNNVMNPGKYLLDQAYED, from the coding sequence ATGACCGAGCGAGCGATCTCCGACGCGGTGTACGACGAACTGGTCGGCATCCTGGGTCCGGACGGGGTCCTGACCGGCAAGTCGGCGAGGTGGAACCGGACCAGGGTCCCGGCGCCGTTCCCGGTGCATCGGTGGCACGAGCACGTCCCCGACGTCGTGGTGCTGCCGCGGACCACCGAGCAGGTCGCCGAGATCGTCAGGCTCGCGAACCGGCGCAAGCTCCCGGTCGTTCCCCGCGCGGCCGGGACCGGGCTGACCGACGGGGCGACCCCGCTGAACGGCGGGATCCTGCTGGACGTGAAGCGGATGAACGAGATCCGCGAGATCGACCTGCTCGACCGGACCGTGACCGTGCAACCCGGGCTCAACATGCTGAAGCTCAACGAGGTGCTCCAGCCGCACGGCGTGATGTTCCCGGACGACCCGGCGAGCTACCCGTGCTCGATGATCGGCGGCCGGATCGGGACCAGCGGCTGGTCGCTGATCGGCGCGCGGTACGGCCACACCCGCGACCTGGTCTGCTCGCTCGAGGTGGTGTTGCCGACCGGCGAGGTGGTCCGGATCGGCGAGGGCGGTGGCCGGAAGGTGCGCAAGGCATCGACCGGGTTCACGCTCAAACCGTTGTTCTTTGGGCACGAGGGCACGCTGGGCGTGGTCACCGAGGCGACCCTCGAACTGGTCCCGCGGCCGCAAGCCGAGTTCGCGGCGTTCTTCGGGTACCGCGACTACGACACCGCGTGGCGCAGTACCGGGGCGTTGGCGCGGTCCGGGTTCGCGACGCTGGCCGGGGTGGTGCTGTTCGACGAGTGGAAGCTCGCGTACCTGCGCCGCGACGACGAGGCGTACATCGAGCAGCCGGACTGGCTGAAGAGCGTGGTGGCGGTCGCGATGTACGGCAACGAGGCCGAGGTGGTCCCGGCGGCGCGCGAGATCATGCGGATCGGGCGGGAGAGCGGGGGGACGTACCTCGGCGACGAGGTGAGCCAGGGTGACTGGGCGGCGCGCCACGACCGGTACGCGATCCCGCTGCACGGGCGGCTCCGGAGCGGCGAGGTGGTGCCGATGTCGTGGCACTGCGAGGACGCGGCGCTGAACTACAGCGTGCTGCCGCAGGTCCACGAGGAATGGCACGCGATCGCCGACCGGTACATCGAGCGGTACGGCATCTTCGACGACTGGGGGATCTTCGCCTACACCAACGGGGCTTACAAGCCGTGGGGCGACTACCTGGTCGAGATCGACATCGGCATCTGGGAGCAGCGGCTCGACGACGAGGGCTGGGCGGCCTGGCTGAACTGCAAGCGCGAGATCACCGAAGTCACGCTGAAGTACGGCGGCTCGATCAGCGCGTGCCACGGGGCGAGCCGGGCGGGCGACGTGGACTACGTCCCGCAGGAGCTGGGCGGTGCGTTCGACGTGATGAAGAAGATCAAGCGGACGCTGGATCCGAACAACGTGATGAACCCGGGCAAGTACCTGCTCGATCAGGCCTACGAGGACTGA